A portion of the Tindallia magadiensis genome contains these proteins:
- the nusB gene encoding transcription antitermination factor NusB, with amino-acid sequence MKRTQARELCIQLAYEMIIKDEYSLDGFNVYQNENFDDDTSQQTYVTDVLNSIIKERENIDKIIRSYSKDWDFERIARVDLAILRVGLSELLFMESIPHHVIINEAVELAKKFGTEQSPSFINGILGRYHREYQEQDGSLL; translated from the coding sequence ATGAAACGAACGCAAGCTCGCGAGCTTTGTATACAATTAGCATATGAAATGATCATTAAAGATGAATACTCTTTAGATGGATTCAATGTTTATCAAAATGAAAACTTCGATGATGATACAAGCCAGCAAACTTATGTAACAGATGTATTAAATAGTATTATTAAAGAAAGAGAAAATATTGATAAAATCATACGTTCTTACTCTAAAGATTGGGATTTTGAGCGTATTGCACGGGTTGATTTAGCGATACTCAGAGTGGGCCTCTCTGAACTCTTGTTTATGGAGAGCATTCCTCATCATGTAATCATTAATGAGGCTGTGGAGTTGGCAAAAAAATTCGGAACGGAACAGTCACCTTCTTTTATTAATGGTATTTTAGGAAGATATCACCGAGAATATCAAGAACAGGACGGCTCTTTGCTATGA